A DNA window from Candidatus Methylomirabilota bacterium contains the following coding sequences:
- a CDS encoding alpha/beta hydrolase produces the protein MLVCPAQGQELVSLDTRPGVVQPYFLARSPETPRAVALLFPGGGGYIRLRSEAGRIKFAQGNFLVRTRGQFVRQGVVAAIFEAPSDAQSGWGMTDEFRFGEEHRTDVRAVLADLGRRFPDLPVFLVGTSRGSVSVASLGARLERGIAGVVLTSSMYRATGIRSREPGPGLSRFDFASVKVPVLLVHHHDDGCPASPYVDAYLLGRRFPLVTVRGGLPATSGACEPMSAHGFLGREAETIEAIVNWMLKRPYAQDVSAPPSR, from the coding sequence GTGCTCGTCTGCCCCGCCCAGGGGCAAGAGCTCGTCAGCCTGGACACGCGGCCGGGTGTCGTGCAGCCCTATTTCCTCGCCCGGAGCCCCGAGACCCCTCGAGCGGTCGCGTTGCTCTTCCCCGGCGGGGGCGGGTACATTCGCCTCCGATCAGAGGCCGGTCGGATCAAGTTCGCCCAGGGCAACTTCCTGGTTCGGACTCGGGGACAGTTCGTGCGCCAGGGCGTCGTCGCCGCTATCTTCGAGGCGCCTTCGGACGCACAGTCCGGCTGGGGCATGACCGACGAGTTTCGATTCGGCGAGGAGCACCGCACCGACGTCCGCGCGGTGCTGGCGGATCTGGGCCGTCGGTTCCCCGACCTGCCGGTGTTTCTGGTGGGCACCAGTCGAGGCTCGGTCTCGGTCGCCAGCCTGGGTGCCCGGCTCGAGCGAGGCATCGCGGGCGTCGTCCTGACGTCGAGCATGTACCGGGCCACCGGCATTCGCTCGCGCGAGCCAGGTCCGGGACTGAGCCGGTTCGATTTTGCGAGCGTGAAGGTGCCGGTCCTGCTGGTCCATCATCACGACGACGGCTGCCCGGCGTCTCCGTACGTCGATGCGTACCTGCTTGGGCGGCGGTTTCCGCTCGTAACCGTCCGAGGCGGCCTGCCGGCGACCTCGGGCGCGTGCGAGCCCATGAGCGCCCACGGGTTCCTGGGCCGGGAGGCGGAGACGATCGAGGCGATCGTGAACTGGATGCTCAAGCGGCCTTACGCGCAGGACGTCAGCGCCCCGCCCAGTCGTTGA
- a CDS encoding zeta toxin family protein, translating to MRAEPPGSIRAALPTQPVLVFLAGPNGAGKTTFFEAYLEPLGIPNINADRIGRIIREADPRAGQDAIDRRAFRQADRLRSALLEARLSFCTETVFSDPMGARLRFLEKARVAGFAVFLVFIGLRDPLLSTARVRQRVMQGGHDVPDEKLRARFPRTLANLRSAIPIADEAFLLDNSSYDHPYRPVAVYRNGKLVGHHPPLPPWTQGLPGL from the coding sequence GTGAGGGCGGAGCCGCCGGGCTCGATCCGGGCGGCGCTGCCGACCCAGCCGGTCCTGGTGTTTCTCGCCGGGCCCAACGGCGCCGGGAAAACGACCTTCTTCGAGGCCTACCTGGAGCCGCTGGGGATCCCCAACATCAACGCCGACCGCATCGGACGGATCATCCGCGAGGCGGACCCGCGCGCCGGGCAAGACGCCATCGACCGCCGCGCCTTTCGGCAGGCCGACCGGCTGCGAAGCGCCCTGCTGGAAGCACGCCTGTCCTTCTGCACCGAGACGGTCTTCTCCGACCCGATGGGCGCCCGGCTACGGTTTCTGGAGAAAGCGCGGGTGGCGGGCTTCGCCGTCTTCCTGGTCTTCATCGGCCTTCGCGATCCGCTCCTCTCGACCGCCCGCGTGAGGCAGCGGGTCATGCAGGGTGGCCACGACGTCCCCGACGAGAAGCTGCGCGCCCGCTTCCCCCGGACGCTGGCCAATCTCCGATCAGCCATCCCGATCGCCGACGAGGCGTTCCTCCTCGACAACAGCTCGTACGACCACCCCTACCGTCCGGTCGCCGTCTATCGAAACGGGAAGCTCGTCGGCCACCACCCGCCCCTGCCTCCGTGGACGCAAGGGCTGCCCGGCCTGTGA
- a CDS encoding M48 family metallopeptidase, which produces MSLTVRAVIALVLMIGFYAVALGLAGFLLYLPYAEVVYAHRIHLKLLLFCLIGAAIIVSAIWPRRDRFDPPWPVLTRREESRLFRLLESVARATGQRMPKTVYLTPEVNAWVAQRGGVLGFGGQRVMGLGLPLLAVLTERELFAVLAHEFGHFHGGDTMLGPLIYRTRSAMGRTIGALEEHSSALRWVFLAYGKLFIAVTHAISRHQERLADALAASVAGSTALSSALKKIHGAALAFDSYWSNEATPALASGLLPPLAAGFDRFVNSERVAQATRTALDRALAEDKTSGHDTHPPLRERLHALAGIADSATTEGGAAIALLTTTLAARERDLMNAMLKPEVAQRLQVSTWEDVAARVYLPQYEAVSQQYGGHCAGIKIGDVPTCARDVALAIAERMAAQSDEAWSDDRRLRQGAWAIGAIMAATLAKADWTLTTAPGDPVCLVNGDMSVDPFSLAHAIVIRTMNAAEWAERCGTLGIAGMPLVSETAQIQEPHPAT; this is translated from the coding sequence ATGTCGTTGACGGTCCGCGCCGTCATCGCGTTGGTCCTCATGATCGGCTTCTACGCCGTCGCGCTGGGTTTGGCCGGCTTCCTGCTCTACCTCCCCTACGCGGAAGTGGTCTACGCCCACCGGATCCACCTCAAGCTGCTCCTGTTCTGCCTGATCGGCGCGGCGATCATCGTCTCCGCGATCTGGCCGCGCCGGGACCGCTTCGACCCGCCCTGGCCGGTGTTGACCCGGAGAGAAGAATCCCGGCTCTTCCGCCTCCTCGAATCCGTCGCGCGGGCCACGGGGCAGCGGATGCCGAAGACGGTCTACCTCACGCCCGAGGTCAACGCCTGGGTCGCCCAGCGCGGTGGCGTGCTCGGCTTCGGCGGCCAGCGCGTCATGGGGCTGGGCTTGCCGCTGCTGGCCGTGCTCACCGAGCGCGAGCTGTTCGCCGTCCTGGCCCACGAGTTCGGCCATTTCCACGGCGGCGACACCATGCTGGGGCCGCTCATCTACCGCACGAGAAGCGCCATGGGCCGCACCATCGGGGCGCTCGAGGAGCACAGCTCGGCGCTCCGGTGGGTCTTCCTCGCCTACGGCAAGCTCTTCATCGCCGTCACCCACGCCATCTCGCGCCATCAAGAGCGCCTGGCGGACGCGCTGGCCGCCTCGGTCGCCGGCAGCACCGCGCTCAGCTCCGCGCTGAAGAAGATCCACGGCGCCGCCCTGGCCTTCGACTCCTACTGGTCGAACGAGGCGACGCCGGCGCTGGCCAGCGGCCTGCTCCCGCCCCTCGCCGCCGGCTTCGATCGGTTCGTCAACAGCGAGCGGGTCGCCCAGGCCACGCGGACCGCCCTCGACCGCGCCCTGGCCGAAGACAAGACCAGCGGTCACGACACCCATCCCCCGCTCCGCGAGCGGCTGCACGCCCTTGCGGGAATCGCCGACAGCGCCACGACCGAGGGCGGTGCGGCGATCGCCCTGCTGACGACCACGCTCGCCGCCCGGGAACGTGACCTCATGAACGCCATGCTGAAGCCCGAGGTGGCGCAGCGGCTGCAGGTGAGCACCTGGGAAGATGTCGCCGCGCGAGTCTACCTGCCCCAGTACGAGGCCGTCAGCCAGCAGTACGGTGGCCACTGCGCCGGGATCAAGATCGGGGACGTGCCGACGTGCGCCCGCGACGTCGCCCTCGCCATCGCCGAGCGGATGGCCGCTCAGAGCGACGAAGCGTGGTCCGATGACCGGCGCCTCCGCCAGGGCGCCTGGGCCATCGGCGCCATCATGGCGGCCACGCTGGCAAAAGCCGACTGGACCCTGACGACGGCCCCCGGCGACCCCGTGTGCCTGGTGAATGGCGACATGAGCGTAGACCCATTCAGCCTGGCCCACGCGATCGTCATCAGAACGATGAATGCGGCCGAGTGGGCCGAGCGGTGTGGAACTCTAGGGATCGCCGGGATGCCGCTCGTGTCCGAGACGGCGCAGATCCAGGAGCCCCACCCGGCCACATAG